A part of Gammaproteobacteria bacterium genomic DNA contains:
- the cmoA gene encoding carboxy-S-adenosyl-L-methionine synthase CmoA, whose protein sequence is VEFSFDEEVARVFPDMIRRSVPGYETLNGLLGVLAERYVLAGTNIYDLGCSLGAASVSVRRRVRHPGTRIVAVDSAEAMTRRCRVMANRGPGGPPVDVVCADMRHVRIDNASLVIINLSLQFLPPGARQGLLQGVFDGLVPGGALVLTEKQAFEDPVEGRLHASLHEAVKRANGYSELEIGQKRAALERVLLPDTREAHVHRLREAGFDEVYEWFRCLNFVSLLAVKP, encoded by the coding sequence CGTCGAATTTTCCTTCGACGAGGAGGTCGCGCGCGTCTTCCCGGACATGATTCGTCGTTCGGTCCCTGGATACGAGACCCTGAACGGGCTGCTCGGTGTGCTGGCCGAACGCTATGTCCTCGCCGGAACGAACATCTACGATCTCGGTTGCTCACTGGGCGCCGCGTCGGTTTCCGTGCGGCGCCGCGTGCGCCATCCGGGTACGCGCATCGTTGCCGTGGACAGTGCCGAAGCCATGACCCGCCGTTGCCGGGTCATGGCGAATCGTGGGCCCGGTGGACCGCCGGTCGACGTGGTCTGTGCCGACATGCGACATGTCCGCATCGACAACGCTTCGCTGGTGATCATCAACCTCTCGTTGCAGTTCCTCCCACCAGGGGCCCGTCAGGGCCTGCTTCAGGGGGTATTCGACGGCCTCGTGCCCGGTGGCGCCCTGGTGTTGACTGAAAAACAGGCGTTCGAGGACCCGGTGGAGGGTAGATTGCACGCCTCGCTGCACGAGGCGGTCAAGCGGGCGAACGGATACAGTGAGCTGGAGATCGGCCAGAAACGCGCCGCGCTGGAAAGGGTCCTGCTCCCCGACACACGGGAGGCGCATGTCCACCGCCTGAGGGAGGCCGGATTTGACGAGGTCTACGAATGGTTCCGGTGCCTGAACTTCGTTTCCCTGCTGGCGGTGAAGCCGTGA